GTTAATTTCTTCGTTCGATTTCGTCTCTAATTTTAGCAGCTTTTTCGTATTCTTCATTGTCCAAAGCTTCTTGCAACATTTTGTTGAGTTCTTCAACAGGATTATCTCTGAGCATTTCGCCAAATGATTTTTTGGGTGAAACCTCTGTATCAAAGTCGTCATCAACTTCGGGTTGCTGTGTTTCGTTGACTGAAATACCTGCTTCTGAAAGTACCTGTTCGTAAGTATAAATAGGTACATTAAAACGTAAACCAATGGCAATAGCATCGGAAGGTCGGGCGTCGATGGCTACCTCTTTGATACCATCAGAACAATGAATCTTAGCAAAAAATACCCCTTCTTTTATGTCTGTAATCGAAATTTCAGTAACTGTGTAATGAAACGTTCTAGCAAAAGACTTGAATAAATCGTGCGTCATAGGACGATTAGGTTCTATTTTTTCAATTTCTATTGCAATTGCCTGTGCTTCAAACATTCCAATAATGATAGGTAATCGACGAGGTCCGTACTCTTCTCCTAACACAAGTGCAAACGAACCTGTTTGGGAAGAGCTGGGAGATAATCCTAATATTTCTAACTTTATTTTCTCCACTTTGCTTGAGCTTATAAGTTTTCTGGATTGGTTAAACTTGTTATAAGTAACAAAGATATAAACCCGAATAAATTTAAAAAAGTTTTATGACGGATTGTTTTTACGCTTTGCTATCTCAAGTTTTACTCTGTCAAGTTAATTCAAATCTTATTAATTCCCCAATTTCGGAGAATTAATATAAAAAAAAGACCTAGCTTACCGAAGTAAATAGGTCTTTTTCAAACAAATACAAATCAAGCTATCAATAAGTAATCGTACAAAATGATTGGTTGGCTGTACTAATAGTACCCAAAAGTGTTTTTTTGATAACTAATGTTTTATCAAAATATCGATACACCATTTATTATTTGCTGGCCTGAATTGCTCTGGTAAGGCGTGGCAATACATCAAAAACATCGCCTACAATGCCATAATCTGCGGCTTTGAAGAAAGGTGCTTCAGGGTCTTTATTAATTACTACAATGACCTTGGACGAATTGACCCCTGCCAAGTGCTGGATAGCTCCAGAAATACCACAAGCAATATAAAGATTGGGCGAAACCTTGATACCCGTCTGACCAACGTGTTCGTGGTGCGGTCGCCAGTCTAAATCAGAAACAGGTTTTGAGCAAGCTGTAGCTGCACCAAGGGCATTGGCTAGGTCTTCAACGATTCCCCAATTTTCGGGGCCTTTCAAGCCTCGTCCTGCCGACACTACCAAATCGGCTTCTGGCAACGAAACTGCTCCCGAAGCTTTGTGAGTACCAGTTACTTTTACCGAAAAATCGGCATCGTTCAAACTTGGCGAAAATACCTCCACGGTTGCTGAAGCATCGGTCTCTACAGGCGAAACAGCATTCTTTTTAATGGCTATTACCTTTTGGGCTGCGGTTAATGCCACTGTAGCAAATGCTTTTCCTGTATAAATACTTCGTTTTACTTTTACTCCATCCGAAAAATCGGGTAGTTCGGTTACATTCGATACAATAGAAGCTTTGAGTTTGGCTGCTACCCTTGCTGAAACGGCATCGCCCAACGACGATTTTGCAAGAATAATAAACTCTGCTCCTTCTTGTTGGGTAGCTGCCGCCAATACCGATGAATATGCTTGAATATTGGCATTGGCTAGTCGTTCGTCGGAAGCTAATAATACTTTACTTGCACCAAACTTTCCTGCAAGAGCCAACTCGCTGTTAGTGGATGAGCCTATTACCAGTACAGTTGCGGTGCTACCTTTTGCTTTGGCTATTTCTGCTCCATAATAAATGGCTTCGAGCGATGATTTTTTGATAGAGCCGTTGTCTAATTCGGCAAATATTAGTACACTCATATTAATCGCTATTTAAAGTGCTTCTGCACGTGATGTCTTAATTTATCAATGAGTTGGTGATTAAAATCTGACAAGCAATCAGTAATTGTTGGTCTACTTTTCTACAACACTTTCGCTTCGTTCTTGAGTAATTCAATCAACTTTTCTGCTTCTTCGGCAGGAATCATTTTTACAGCTCCTTTGGGGGCTGGCAATGTATATTTTTCGGTAACCGACAAGCCTGTACCTACTGGCTCTACTACCTTTAGGGGCTTGGTTCGGGCAGTCATAATACCACGCATATTTGGAATTTTCCATTCTGCAATAGGCTCTTGACAGCCTAATACCAACGGTAATGTAGCTTCAATATCTTCCTTCCCTCCTTCTATTTCACGAGTCATTTTGGCAGTATTACCTTCTATTTCGAGTTTCATGACAGGCGACAACGACGGAATACCCAAAAGCTCGGCAACTAGCCCATGCACTACCCCGCTGTTAAAGTCGATAGATTCACGCCCCATCAATATCAAATCGTATTTTTCGGTGGCGGCAATATTAGCAATTTGTTCAGCTACAAAAAAAGAATCGGTAGGCTCGGCATTTACCCGAATGGCATCGTCGGCACCAATAGCTAAGCATTTACGAATTACTTGCTCGGAATCGGCTTCGCCAACATTCAATACGGTTACCGTACCGCCATGTTGTTCTTTTAGTTCTACAGCTCTCGACAAAGCGTAGT
The DNA window shown above is from Flectobacillus major DSM 103 and carries:
- a CDS encoding bifunctional nuclease family protein, which codes for MEKIKLEILGLSPSSSQTGSFALVLGEEYGPRRLPIIIGMFEAQAIAIEIEKIEPNRPMTHDLFKSFARTFHYTVTEISITDIKEGVFFAKIHCSDGIKEVAIDARPSDAIAIGLRFNVPIYTYEQVLSEAGISVNETQQPEVDDDFDTEVSPKKSFGEMLRDNPVEELNKMLQEALDNEEYEKAAKIRDEIERRN
- a CDS encoding electron transfer flavoprotein subunit alpha/FixB family protein; this translates as MSVLIFAELDNGSIKKSSLEAIYYGAEIAKAKGSTATVLVIGSSTNSELALAGKFGASKVLLASDERLANANIQAYSSVLAAATQQEGAEFIILAKSSLGDAVSARVAAKLKASIVSNVTELPDFSDGVKVKRSIYTGKAFATVALTAAQKVIAIKKNAVSPVETDASATVEVFSPSLNDADFSVKVTGTHKASGAVSLPEADLVVSAGRGLKGPENWGIVEDLANALGAATACSKPVSDLDWRPHHEHVGQTGIKVSPNLYIACGISGAIQHLAGVNSSKVIVVINKDPEAPFFKAADYGIVGDVFDVLPRLTRAIQASK
- a CDS encoding electron transfer flavoprotein subunit beta/FixA family protein, producing the protein MKILVCITNVPDTTAKISFSDGDTKFNKTGVQFICGPYDDYALSRAVELKEQHGGTVTVLNVGEADSEQVIRKCLAIGADDAIRVNAEPTDSFFVAEQIANIAATEKYDLILMGRESIDFNSGVVHGLVAELLGIPSLSPVMKLEIEGNTAKMTREIEGGKEDIEATLPLVLGCQEPIAEWKIPNMRGIMTARTKPLKVVEPVGTGLSVTEKYTLPAPKGAVKMIPAEEAEKLIELLKNEAKVL